One segment of Pseudodesulfovibrio sp. 5S69 DNA contains the following:
- a CDS encoding N-acyl-D-amino-acid deacylase family protein: protein MSIRIENARIIDGTGSPATPGAVRVEDGVITHVGPTAPEAARTIDAKGRVVCPGFIDTHSHSDLVVMEDPFIQPKIRQGVTTEILGQDGISMAPLPKRHIPAWRKNLSGLEGESETLDWTWETTDGYLSRLEQSGAGTNLCYLAPHGNVRMEAMGLDDRQANPGDLKLLQAVLRRELEAGAFGLSTGLIYPPCTYADKAEMEALCSVAAEFGRPLVIHQRSEADTILESMAEVLDIARNTGVHVHFSHFKICGKYNADKFERVLGLLDRAAEEGLKVTIDQYPYVAGSTMLGAILPPWAHAGGTDKLLERLADEKSRARMLRDIREGILGWDNFVAFAGVDGIFVTSTRTEANGDAVGKTLVQLGEMRGKPPLEAALDLLFQEENAVGMVDFYGLEEHIKAFMARPEMNVCTDGLLGGTPHPRTYGAFPRVLGKYVREEKVMPLETAIRKMTGKPAETFQIDKRGLLKPGYHADIVLLDPDTVRDNGTYTEPRQHPTGIDLVMVNGTVLHGPTAEDTPTPPGRVLRLSR from the coding sequence ATGAGCATCCGTATCGAAAACGCCCGCATCATCGACGGCACCGGCAGCCCGGCCACGCCCGGCGCCGTGCGCGTCGAGGACGGCGTCATCACCCACGTGGGGCCGACGGCGCCCGAAGCGGCCCGGACCATCGACGCAAAGGGCCGCGTGGTCTGCCCCGGCTTCATCGACACCCACTCACACTCGGACCTGGTGGTCATGGAGGACCCGTTCATCCAGCCCAAGATCCGCCAGGGCGTGACCACGGAAATCCTGGGCCAGGACGGCATCTCCATGGCCCCCCTGCCCAAGCGGCACATCCCGGCCTGGCGCAAGAACCTGAGCGGCCTGGAGGGCGAGTCCGAGACCCTGGACTGGACCTGGGAGACCACCGACGGCTACCTGTCGCGCCTGGAACAATCCGGCGCGGGCACCAACCTCTGCTACCTGGCCCCGCACGGCAACGTGCGCATGGAGGCCATGGGGTTGGACGACCGTCAGGCCAATCCCGGCGACCTCAAACTGCTCCAGGCGGTGCTTCGGCGCGAACTGGAGGCAGGGGCCTTCGGCCTGTCCACCGGGCTGATCTACCCGCCCTGCACCTACGCGGACAAGGCCGAGATGGAGGCGCTCTGCTCGGTGGCCGCCGAGTTCGGCCGCCCGCTGGTCATCCACCAGCGCAGCGAGGCCGACACCATCCTCGAATCCATGGCCGAGGTCCTCGACATCGCCCGCAACACCGGCGTACACGTGCACTTCTCCCACTTCAAGATCTGCGGCAAGTACAACGCCGACAAGTTCGAGCGCGTCCTCGGGCTGCTCGACCGGGCCGCCGAAGAGGGCCTGAAGGTGACCATCGACCAGTACCCCTACGTGGCGGGATCGACCATGCTCGGGGCCATCCTGCCCCCGTGGGCCCACGCGGGCGGCACGGACAAGCTCCTGGAGCGTCTCGCCGACGAGAAATCCCGTGCGCGCATGCTCCGCGACATCCGCGAGGGCATCCTCGGCTGGGACAACTTCGTGGCCTTCGCGGGCGTGGACGGCATCTTCGTCACCAGCACGCGCACCGAGGCCAACGGGGACGCCGTCGGCAAGACCCTGGTCCAGCTCGGCGAAATGCGCGGCAAGCCGCCGCTGGAAGCCGCCCTCGATCTCCTGTTCCAGGAGGAAAACGCGGTCGGCATGGTCGACTTCTACGGCCTGGAGGAGCACATCAAGGCGTTCATGGCCCGCCCGGAAATGAACGTCTGCACCGACGGCCTGCTCGGCGGCACGCCCCACCCGCGCACCTACGGGGCCTTCCCCCGCGTGCTCGGCAAATACGTGCGCGAGGAAAAGGTCATGCCGCTCGAAACCGCCATCCGCAAGATGACCGGCAAACCGGCCGAGACCTTCCAAATCGACAAACGCGGCCTGCTCAAGCCCGGGTACCACGCCGACATCGTCCTGCTCGACCCGGACACCGTGCGCGACAACGGCACCTACACCGAACCGCGCCAACACCCCACCGGCATCGACCTGGTCATGGTCAACGGCACCGTCCTCCACGGCCCCACCGCAGAGGACACCCCCACCCCGCCCGGGCGGGTGCTCAGGCTGAGCAGGTAA
- a CDS encoding cation:proton antiporter, whose protein sequence is MGLATDIILIIVFAFFCGLAAQRVGQPIILGYILSGVLLGPYTGGLTVSGAHEIELLAEIGIALLLFALGLEFSFKDLKPVKWVALIGTPIQMLLTMALGFAIGHYMGFDWKSSLWLGALASFSSTMVILKTLMNQGWLGTLSSKVMIGMLIVQDLAVVPMMIVLPELNDPVVGLPKLGFALIKAAVFLASMILLGTRLLPWLMARIAQLGSRELFLLAIAAIGLGVGYVTYLAGLSFAFGAFVAGMVLSESDFGHQALSDIIPLRDIFGLLFFSSVGMLFNPMYLVEHFSRIFWLLVVLCVGKGLIFTVVAKVFRYRNVVPLAVGLGLFQVGEFAFVLARLGLSTGSIPRELYSMIMTVTIISMVLTPIISGQTARLYALRKRRFSHEALESSNMPSQGVSGHVIILGAGRVGLEIAQVLKRFGLTHVVVELDHRRFEQAKKAGIPAVYGDASQEIVLEAAGLRQAAQLIVTVPDLVTIRAIIRNARHDHPGLDIIARSTTRDHLHDMKELGADEAVLPELEASLEMSRQSLLRLGESPVEIQRHTDRIRQEFYSVLSDSSDDYRELIQFRGAEQQFDLQWIKVPAESPLAGKTIGESNVRKATGASIVGVVRDGQLKTNPDAAYVLEPGDLVAFIGNDRDRSRFCIFSRTESGATADCVA, encoded by the coding sequence ATGGGCCTTGCCACGGACATCATCCTGATCATCGTCTTCGCCTTCTTCTGCGGCCTGGCGGCCCAGCGGGTGGGCCAGCCGATCATCCTCGGCTACATCCTGTCCGGGGTGTTGCTGGGGCCCTACACCGGCGGGCTGACCGTGTCCGGGGCGCACGAGATCGAGCTGCTGGCCGAGATCGGCATCGCGCTCCTCCTGTTCGCCCTGGGCCTCGAATTCTCCTTCAAGGACCTGAAGCCGGTGAAGTGGGTGGCCCTCATCGGCACGCCCATACAGATGCTCCTGACCATGGCGCTCGGCTTCGCCATAGGCCATTACATGGGGTTTGACTGGAAGTCCTCCCTGTGGCTGGGCGCCCTGGCCTCCTTTTCCAGCACCATGGTCATCCTCAAGACCCTGATGAACCAGGGCTGGCTCGGCACCCTGTCCTCCAAGGTGATGATCGGCATGCTCATCGTCCAGGACCTGGCCGTGGTGCCCATGATGATCGTCCTGCCCGAGCTGAACGACCCGGTGGTCGGCCTGCCCAAGCTCGGCTTCGCCCTGATCAAGGCCGCCGTGTTCCTGGCCTCCATGATCCTGCTCGGTACGCGCCTGCTGCCCTGGCTCATGGCCCGCATCGCCCAGCTCGGCTCGCGTGAGCTCTTTCTCCTGGCCATCGCGGCCATCGGCCTGGGCGTGGGCTACGTCACCTACTTGGCCGGGCTGTCCTTCGCCTTCGGCGCGTTCGTGGCCGGCATGGTCCTGTCCGAGTCGGACTTCGGCCACCAGGCCCTGTCCGACATCATCCCTCTGCGCGACATCTTCGGGCTGCTCTTCTTTTCCTCGGTGGGCATGCTCTTCAACCCCATGTACCTGGTGGAGCACTTCAGCCGGATATTCTGGCTGCTGGTCGTGCTCTGCGTGGGCAAGGGGCTCATCTTCACCGTGGTCGCCAAGGTCTTCCGCTACCGCAACGTCGTGCCCCTGGCCGTGGGGCTCGGCCTGTTCCAGGTCGGTGAATTCGCCTTTGTCCTGGCCCGGCTCGGGCTGTCCACCGGGTCCATCCCGCGCGAGCTCTATTCCATGATCATGACCGTGACCATCATCTCCATGGTCCTGACCCCGATCATCTCCGGCCAGACCGCGCGGCTTTACGCCCTGCGCAAGCGCCGGTTCTCCCACGAGGCGCTCGAGTCGTCCAACATGCCCAGCCAGGGAGTGAGCGGCCACGTGATTATCCTCGGCGCGGGCCGGGTGGGGCTGGAGATCGCCCAGGTCCTCAAGCGGTTCGGCCTGACCCATGTGGTCGTGGAACTGGACCACCGGCGGTTCGAGCAGGCCAAGAAAGCGGGCATCCCGGCGGTCTACGGTGACGCCAGCCAGGAAATCGTCCTCGAAGCCGCCGGACTGCGGCAGGCGGCCCAGCTCATCGTCACCGTGCCCGACCTGGTGACCATCCGGGCCATCATCCGGAACGCCCGGCACGACCACCCCGGCCTGGACATCATCGCCCGGTCCACCACCCGCGACCACCTCCACGACATGAAGGAGCTGGGCGCGGACGAGGCCGTGCTCCCGGAACTCGAAGCCAGCCTGGAAATGTCCCGCCAGTCCCTCCTGCGCCTGGGCGAGTCGCCCGTGGAGATTCAGCGGCACACGGACCGCATCCGCCAGGAGTTTTATTCCGTGTTGTCCGACTCGTCGGACGATTACCGCGAACTCATCCAGTTCCGGGGCGCGGAGCAGCAGTTCGACCTGCAATGGATCAAGGTCCCCGCCGAGAGCCCCCTGGCCGGGAAAACCATCGGCGAGAGCAACGTCCGCAAGGCCACCGGCGCGTCCATCGTCGGCGTGGTCCGCGACGGCCAACTCAAGACCAACCCCGACGCCGCCTACGTCCTCGAACCCGGCGACCTCGTGGCCTTCATCGGCAACGACCGGGACCGCTCCCGGTTCTGCATCTTCTCCCGCACCGAATCCGGCGCTACCGCGGACTGCGTGGCGTAG
- the tsaA gene encoding tRNA (N6-threonylcarbamoyladenosine(37)-N6)-methyltransferase TrmO, which produces MQITYRPIGYFHTPHKNTTGMPIQPSGAKGIKGTIKVLPEFREGIRDIEGFSHLIILYHLHEICGQELTVIPFLDKNPHGIFATRSPKRPNPVGLSVMSLCGVSDEGIILNNVDVLDGTPVIDIKPYVPDFDVWPADRVGWFEGKSGNATTRRSDDRFAACSLEETGS; this is translated from the coding sequence ATGCAGATCACCTACCGACCCATAGGCTATTTCCACACCCCGCACAAAAACACCACGGGCATGCCCATCCAGCCCTCCGGAGCCAAGGGGATCAAGGGGACCATCAAGGTCCTGCCCGAGTTCCGCGAGGGCATCCGGGACATCGAGGGCTTCTCGCACCTGATCATCCTCTACCATCTGCACGAGATATGCGGCCAGGAACTGACCGTGATCCCCTTCCTGGACAAGAACCCCCACGGCATCTTCGCCACCCGGTCGCCCAAGCGGCCCAACCCGGTGGGGCTGTCGGTCATGTCCCTGTGCGGGGTCTCGGACGAGGGCATCATCCTGAACAACGTGGATGTGCTCGACGGCACGCCGGTCATCGACATCAAGCCCTACGTCCCGGACTTCGACGTCTGGCCCGCCGACCGCGTAGGCTGGTTCGAGGGCAAATCGGGCAACGCGACCACCCGGCGCAGCGACGACCGGTTCGCGGCCTGCTCCCTGGAGGAGACCGGAAGCTAG
- a CDS encoding alpha/beta fold hydrolase yields MALFVLLHDAFQGGWVWRQAALELRDLGHEVHTPSYAGRTLPFGSENADSPAQTALDNLVRYFEAEDLSGATVVCSGWSGLLGPALADALPSAVHSLVFWDAVVPEPGKSFMEVCPASLAEAIDGNNESTEVAPFVSGPLSWLEHGEESTSLLAPFPRRAFTEPYAGPTRSRWPRPLFVHSPEEDAPGSPFGRETVEQWGMPWFELNMYEYPLLARAQELARLLVDQAAPGASRNVNGCARNTMPHEMRMQYCTHYRRRHEMAVAFDGIDA; encoded by the coding sequence ATGGCACTCTTCGTTCTCCTGCACGACGCATTCCAGGGCGGCTGGGTCTGGCGCCAGGCGGCCCTTGAACTCCGCGACCTCGGCCACGAGGTCCACACCCCGAGCTACGCCGGACGGACCCTGCCCTTCGGATCGGAGAACGCGGACAGCCCCGCGCAGACCGCCCTGGACAACCTGGTCCGCTATTTCGAGGCCGAGGACCTGTCCGGCGCGACCGTCGTCTGCTCGGGCTGGTCCGGCCTGCTCGGCCCGGCCCTGGCCGACGCTCTGCCCTCGGCCGTGCACAGCCTGGTCTTTTGGGACGCCGTGGTGCCCGAACCCGGCAAGAGTTTCATGGAGGTCTGCCCCGCTTCCCTGGCCGAGGCCATCGACGGCAACAACGAATCCACAGAAGTCGCGCCCTTCGTGTCCGGCCCGCTTTCCTGGCTGGAACACGGCGAGGAGTCCACCTCACTCCTGGCACCCTTCCCCCGGCGGGCGTTCACCGAGCCCTACGCCGGGCCGACGCGCAGCCGCTGGCCCAGGCCCCTGTTCGTCCACTCCCCGGAAGAGGACGCGCCCGGCTCGCCCTTCGGCCGCGAAACGGTCGAACAGTGGGGCATGCCGTGGTTCGAACTGAACATGTACGAGTATCCGCTCCTGGCCCGGGCGCAGGAACTGGCCCGCCTCCTGGTGGACCAGGCCGCGCCCGGCGCCTCGCGCAACGTCAACGGCTGCGCCCGCAACACCATGCCGCACGAGATGCGCATGCAATATTGTACGCATTACCGCAGACGCCACGAAATGGCCGTGGCCTTTGACGGAATAGACGCCTGA
- a CDS encoding DUF169 domain-containing protein, with the protein MSYKEMQEVLMRELRLYHYPVAVKFFYDQAELDAFHEAAPEIYAPVKPMTFCQWELGARMKGQIVYSGEAGLGCGNAKYSFGWKDIDDAEIKGHAKYTKDLDQAERFVRSKARLPEGLLGIAVAPLGAVDGLYEPDTVHFYCDNMQAYHLAVDYMAATDTHPLRPTITMNSSACGGNVSTFTSQEFNMLPACSGSYNAGKTERGEINVIIPGKKFGAVFDRLMDRIEAGSSSITRPGDGFPGADVCKNCPLIIFKKEQ; encoded by the coding sequence ATGTCGTACAAGGAAATGCAGGAAGTACTGATGCGCGAGCTGCGCCTCTATCACTATCCCGTGGCGGTCAAGTTTTTCTACGACCAGGCCGAACTGGACGCCTTCCACGAGGCGGCCCCGGAGATCTACGCCCCGGTCAAACCCATGACCTTCTGCCAGTGGGAGCTGGGCGCGCGCATGAAGGGCCAGATCGTGTACTCCGGCGAGGCCGGGCTGGGCTGCGGCAACGCCAAGTACAGCTTCGGCTGGAAGGACATCGACGACGCCGAGATCAAGGGCCACGCCAAGTACACCAAGGACCTGGACCAGGCCGAGCGGTTCGTGCGCTCCAAGGCGAGGCTGCCCGAGGGGCTGCTCGGCATCGCCGTGGCCCCGCTGGGCGCGGTGGACGGGCTCTACGAGCCGGACACCGTGCACTTTTACTGTGACAACATGCAGGCCTACCACCTGGCCGTGGATTACATGGCGGCCACGGATACCCATCCCCTGCGCCCGACCATCACCATGAATTCCTCGGCCTGCGGCGGCAACGTCAGCACCTTCACGTCCCAGGAGTTCAACATGCTCCCGGCCTGTTCCGGCAGCTACAACGCGGGTAAGACCGAGCGCGGCGAGATCAACGTGATCATCCCCGGCAAGAAGTTCGGCGCGGTCTTCGACCGGCTCATGGATCGGATCGAGGCGGGCAGCAGCTCCATCACTCGGCCCGGCGACGGGTTCCCCGGCGCGGACGTGTGCAAGAACTGCCCGTTGATCATCTTCAAGAAGGAACAGTAG
- a CDS encoding universal stress protein, with product MKILVAVDENAYSRYAVRQAARLAANTWADVVMLAIEKNRAYIAEEELDPAHAHPRLRLLSRYRADFLDALGPDVDLYSDRADAPFVRREDKVLEQDLSGRKTFKLHLRDGDPVKAITSEAQAEGCDLVILGCGQHEGGWGRGSDVPGRVADAADCSVFVIREEPATSRVVCCLDHADISQESLELINQWVTIYAAGLEVVGVLKKGELREEVEAKMGEVLDYYLKRDVHALIRVVDEDSLETFIESGRKDDLMALWLKHKSPLQRLFHSKRVNALVNHASSSMLILR from the coding sequence ATGAAGATACTCGTCGCCGTGGATGAAAACGCCTACAGCCGGTATGCCGTGCGCCAGGCCGCCCGTCTGGCGGCCAACACCTGGGCCGACGTGGTTATGCTGGCCATCGAAAAGAACCGCGCCTACATCGCCGAAGAGGAACTGGACCCGGCCCACGCCCACCCCCGCCTGCGGTTGCTGAGCCGCTACCGCGCCGACTTCCTCGACGCCCTGGGGCCGGACGTGGACCTGTACAGCGATCGGGCGGACGCGCCCTTTGTCCGCCGGGAGGACAAGGTCCTGGAACAGGACCTCTCGGGCCGCAAGACCTTCAAGCTCCACCTGCGCGACGGCGACCCGGTCAAGGCCATTACCAGCGAGGCACAGGCCGAAGGCTGCGACCTGGTCATCCTCGGTTGCGGCCAGCACGAGGGCGGCTGGGGCCGGGGCTCGGACGTGCCCGGCCGCGTGGCCGACGCCGCCGACTGTTCGGTCTTCGTCATCCGCGAGGAACCGGCCACCTCGCGCGTGGTCTGCTGCCTGGACCATGCCGACATCTCCCAGGAGTCGCTCGAGCTGATCAACCAGTGGGTGACCATCTACGCCGCCGGGCTCGAAGTGGTCGGCGTGCTCAAGAAGGGCGAGCTGCGCGAGGAGGTCGAGGCCAAGATGGGCGAGGTCCTGGACTACTACCTGAAGCGCGACGTCCACGCCCTGATCCGGGTGGTGGACGAGGACTCGCTGGAAACCTTCATCGAATCCGGCCGCAAGGACGACCTCATGGCCCTGTGGCTCAAGCACAAGTCCCCCCTGCAGCGTCTATTTCACTCCAAAAGGGTCAATGCGTTGGTTAATCACGCCTCCTCATCCATGCTTATCCTGCGCTGA
- a CDS encoding universal stress protein, translating into MDMLKALVPVEMTLASNVALRYLCRKAELLGIAVQPVHVEEPDHKPHSSETGWIRRSWESGLRQAGLEEVQRILNSEKLDCFILPNPIVRVGDREDTLLEELRLGGYDFFVEGEVANFNTGAFRKRLRSKLYRQMPCPVLLVRNMIQSDRLALVLDEKTDVDSLVARFHHLFGGRAVDFDLCAYAMDDLHQDPHPDELLSEGAELLGKLGYTPARAFTLLGAPETAARSLGDYGMIVAHMDRKSNRKSPLTEVLGLVSSPILICW; encoded by the coding sequence ATGGACATGCTGAAAGCTCTTGTCCCCGTGGAAATGACGTTGGCGTCCAATGTGGCCCTGCGATACCTGTGCCGGAAGGCGGAACTGCTCGGCATCGCCGTGCAGCCCGTGCATGTGGAGGAACCGGACCACAAGCCGCACTCCTCGGAAACCGGTTGGATTCGCCGCTCCTGGGAATCGGGACTGCGCCAGGCCGGGCTCGAGGAGGTGCAGCGCATCCTGAACAGCGAGAAGCTCGACTGCTTCATCCTGCCCAACCCGATCGTCCGCGTGGGCGACAGGGAGGACACCCTGCTCGAGGAGCTTCGCCTCGGCGGATATGATTTCTTCGTGGAAGGCGAGGTGGCCAACTTCAACACCGGTGCGTTCCGCAAGCGGCTGCGCTCCAAGCTCTATCGCCAGATGCCGTGCCCGGTCCTGCTGGTCCGCAACATGATCCAGTCCGACCGGCTGGCCCTGGTCCTGGACGAGAAGACGGACGTGGACTCCCTGGTCGCCCGGTTCCACCACCTGTTCGGCGGGCGGGCCGTGGATTTCGATCTGTGCGCCTACGCCATGGACGACCTGCACCAGGACCCGCACCCTGACGAACTCTTGAGCGAGGGGGCGGAACTGCTCGGCAAGCTCGGCTATACGCCGGCCCGGGCCTTCACCCTGCTCGGCGCGCCCGAGACCGCCGCGCGCAGCCTGGGCGACTATGGCATGATCGTGGCCCACATGGACCGCAAGTCCAACCGCAAGTCGCCCCTGACCGAGGTCCTGGGACTGGTCTCCAGCCCCATCCTCATTTGCTGGTAA
- a CDS encoding response regulator encodes MTATSKTSILILDDEPIVSKRLQPALEKKGYEVESFYESAQAMVRIRERSFDIVVTDLKMEGIDGMQFLAEVKKLSPRTEVIVITGFATMDTAKESMRKGVFDFLAKPFKLGEIQEVIRKAEEHIRLGKEGKE; translated from the coding sequence ATGACCGCCACATCGAAGACCAGTATTCTCATTCTCGACGACGAACCCATCGTCAGCAAGCGGCTCCAGCCCGCCCTGGAAAAAAAGGGGTACGAGGTGGAGAGTTTCTACGAAAGTGCCCAGGCCATGGTCCGCATCCGGGAGCGGAGCTTCGACATCGTCGTCACCGACCTGAAGATGGAAGGCATCGACGGCATGCAGTTCCTGGCCGAGGTGAAAAAGCTCTCCCCGCGCACCGAAGTCATCGTCATCACCGGGTTCGCCACCATGGACACGGCCAAGGAATCCATGCGCAAGGGCGTGTTCGATTTCCTGGCCAAGCCGTTCAAGCTCGGCGAAATCCAGGAAGTCATCAGAAAGGCCGAGGAACACATCCGCCTCGGCAAAGAAGGGAAGGAATAG
- a CDS encoding PEP/pyruvate-binding domain-containing protein, which translates to MFGLLDHIRTRLLRRRRRERISLAALFRQFQQVLELNNRILTAIASMHDKLGGDYIFDVQYLRSSKQFIVDTVRELIDAFDAMAPGRYPDLYSSFRDIRHKLESELERRPVLPDVMAMPFSDIRLKDMDAAGAKSTRLVMIAKASAGTVPSGFAVTTSAYRLFMELNDIEDEILRLEGAWRNGEMTVQEASGKIRSRILAGSIPPRVRRAMGRELETLRRGAGEGSLRLSVRSSAWGEDGDLSFAGQYDSFLNVRPEDLHDAYRKVLASTYSPAAMEYRREYDFKPNEVFMAVSVQAMVEARTSGVVYSLSPVRRGESGIEIAATWGLGSPVVSGEVEVDRFVVSREPEHALLLQSVAHKPTAMRPGPEGSVTTEDVDEPLRDAPSLSPEEVRLLADTAIRLEQYFKKPQDIEFAFDQTGALIVLQSRPLRIEASDDPQSPALSDVLKGYPVLLSGEGDVAQQGVASGPVFVAWEGRDLEEFPVGAVLVAHLSSPQYAAVLPKASGVVTDIGSPLGHMATIAREYRVPALLNASRATLVLKEGDVVTLDAEQKTVYQGLVRELRMHDFMSDRMEETYEYRLLRRMLKLIEPLYLVDPEENNFTPQGCRTLHDIARFIHEKAVEILTEIPTTSGASEACPGGRLELPVPMDLVVLDIGGGLTDDCAGEGDKPSRRRTIRPEQVRSETLRAFIDGVTLEGVWQSNPVPVDFSSFMSSMTRTFSADSAGVKRMGQNLAVVSDRYLHLSLKLGYHFTLIDCYRSEDDSRNSVQFRFAGGVTGAVRRSRRARFLSEVLKGFDFSVTVKDDLVVARAKGWMARDLGRLMRILGLLVAYTRQLDVSMVSDSRIFEHCQEFEHIAEEAMGN; encoded by the coding sequence ATGTTCGGGTTGCTCGACCATATCCGCACCAGGCTGCTGCGCAGGCGGCGCAGGGAACGCATTTCCCTGGCCGCCCTGTTTCGGCAGTTCCAGCAGGTGCTCGAGCTGAACAACCGCATCCTCACGGCCATCGCCTCCATGCACGACAAGCTGGGCGGGGACTACATCTTCGACGTGCAGTACCTGCGCTCGTCCAAGCAATTCATCGTGGACACCGTCCGGGAGCTCATCGACGCCTTCGACGCCATGGCTCCCGGCCGGTATCCCGATCTCTACTCCTCATTCCGCGACATCCGGCACAAGCTGGAGAGCGAGCTGGAGCGCCGTCCGGTGCTGCCCGACGTCATGGCCATGCCGTTTTCGGACATCCGCCTCAAGGACATGGACGCGGCCGGGGCCAAGTCCACCCGGTTGGTCATGATCGCCAAGGCCTCGGCCGGGACCGTGCCGTCCGGTTTCGCGGTGACGACCTCGGCCTACCGGCTGTTCATGGAACTCAACGACATCGAGGACGAGATTCTCCGCCTGGAAGGGGCCTGGCGCAACGGGGAGATGACCGTGCAGGAGGCCTCGGGCAAGATCCGCTCGCGCATCCTGGCCGGGTCCATCCCGCCGCGCGTGCGCCGGGCCATGGGCCGCGAACTCGAGACCCTGCGCCGGGGCGCGGGAGAGGGCAGCCTGCGCCTGTCCGTGCGCAGTTCGGCCTGGGGCGAGGACGGCGACCTCTCGTTCGCCGGGCAGTACGACAGCTTTCTGAACGTCCGGCCCGAGGACCTGCACGATGCCTACCGCAAGGTCCTGGCGTCCACCTATTCCCCGGCGGCCATGGAGTACCGGCGCGAGTACGACTTCAAGCCCAACGAGGTCTTCATGGCCGTGTCCGTGCAGGCCATGGTCGAGGCCCGGACCAGCGGCGTGGTCTACTCCCTGTCCCCGGTCAGGCGCGGCGAGAGCGGCATCGAGATTGCCGCCACCTGGGGGCTCGGCTCCCCGGTGGTCTCCGGCGAGGTGGAGGTGGACCGCTTCGTGGTCTCCCGCGAGCCGGAACACGCCTTGCTCCTGCAGAGCGTGGCCCACAAGCCCACGGCCATGCGCCCCGGCCCCGAGGGGTCGGTGACCACCGAGGACGTGGACGAACCGCTGCGCGACGCGCCCAGTCTGTCGCCCGAGGAAGTCAGGCTGCTGGCCGACACGGCCATCCGCCTGGAACAGTATTTCAAGAAGCCCCAGGACATCGAGTTCGCCTTCGACCAGACCGGGGCGCTGATCGTGCTCCAGTCCCGGCCCCTGCGCATCGAGGCAAGCGACGACCCGCAGTCCCCGGCCCTGAGCGACGTGCTCAAGGGATATCCCGTGCTCCTCAGCGGCGAGGGCGACGTGGCCCAGCAGGGCGTGGCCTCGGGCCCGGTCTTCGTGGCCTGGGAGGGGCGCGATCTGGAGGAGTTTCCCGTGGGCGCGGTCCTGGTGGCCCACCTGTCCTCGCCCCAGTACGCCGCAGTCCTGCCTAAGGCCTCGGGCGTGGTCACGGACATCGGTTCGCCCCTCGGGCACATGGCGACCATCGCCCGCGAGTACCGGGTGCCCGCGCTGCTCAACGCCAGCCGGGCCACGCTGGTCCTCAAGGAGGGCGACGTGGTCACCCTGGACGCCGAGCAGAAGACCGTCTACCAGGGGCTGGTCCGCGAGCTGCGCATGCACGACTTCATGAGCGACCGCATGGAGGAGACCTACGAGTACCGCCTCCTGCGGCGCATGCTCAAGCTCATCGAGCCGCTCTATCTGGTGGACCCGGAAGAGAACAATTTCACCCCCCAGGGGTGCCGGACCTTGCACGACATCGCCCGGTTCATCCACGAGAAGGCCGTGGAGATCCTGACCGAGATCCCGACCACCTCCGGGGCGAGCGAGGCCTGCCCCGGCGGGCGGCTGGAGCTTCCGGTGCCCATGGACCTGGTGGTCCTGGACATCGGCGGCGGCCTGACCGACGACTGCGCCGGGGAGGGGGACAAGCCGAGCCGCCGGCGGACCATCCGTCCGGAGCAGGTCCGCTCCGAGACCCTGCGCGCCTTCATCGACGGCGTGACCCTGGAGGGCGTCTGGCAGTCCAATCCCGTGCCCGTGGACTTTTCCAGCTTCATGTCGAGCATGACCCGGACGTTTTCGGCCGACTCGGCCGGGGTCAAGCGCATGGGCCAGAACCTGGCCGTGGTCTCGGACCGCTACCTGCACCTGAGCCTCAAGCTCGGCTACCACTTCACCCTGATCGACTGCTACCGGAGCGAGGACGACTCGCGCAACAGCGTACAGTTCCGTTTTGCGGGCGGGGTGACCGGGGCGGTGCGCCGCTCCCGCAGGGCGCGCTTCCTGTCCGAGGTGCTCAAGGGGTTCGATTTTTCGGTGACCGTCAAGGACGACCTGGTGGTGGCCCGCGCCAAGGGGTGGATGGCCCGTGACCTCGGGCGGCTCATGCGCATCCTCGGCCTGCTGGTGGCCTACACCCGCCAGTTGGACGTCTCCATGGTCAGTGACTCAAGGATTTTCGAGCATTGTCAGGAATTTGAACACATCGCTGAAGAGGCGATGGGCAATTAG